The Lutibacter sp. A64 genome segment TTCTTGTTCCGCTTCAAACGTTAAAATTTCATACATTCCTTTTTCAAAAGCATCTTTTGTAGCTCCATCATCATTGTATAAATCATATTCAGTATTATCTACACTTTCATCATAATAAAAATGTAAATCGAACGTGTTTAAATTATAATTTGAAGTATTTTGAACTGATTCAATCATTGGAATAAAAGCACCACCACTAATGTAAGTTGGAATGCTTTCCTCTTCTAATTGTACCATTTTTGTTTGACCTCCTTCAATTTTTTCATCGGTATAAAAATTATACCAATTAGAGCCTTTTGGAAACACTACTTCTTGAGATTGAATTCCTGCAGAAACTACTGGACTCACCAAAAATGAATCTCCCCATAAATAAGTTTTATCGACTTCTTTTAAATTCTCATCTTCAAAAAATAATGGTTTCATTAATAAGCTTCCTTTTTGACTATTTTTAAAAGCTAAATTGTAATTATAAGGTAACAAACTATATCGCAACTCAATAGATTTTTTTGCCAATGCTTTTGTTTTTGGTTCTCTAAAAACTGGTTCTGAAGGTACATCTTCTTGTGCATGTGGACGATAAATTGGTTGAAAAACACCGTATTGTAACCAACGTGTGTACAATTCATCATCTAAATTATCACCTGCAAATCCACCTAAATCGGAATGCATATATGCTAAACCCTGCATTCCCATTTGTAATGAAATTTCCATTTGTGGCTTTAATCCTCCCCAAGTTCTGTTTACATCACCAGACCAAGGAATCATTCCGTAACGTTGAGCTCCTGAATAACCAGCTCTCATTAAAATAAATGGACGTTCATTTGGGAATTCTTTTTCGTAGCCTTTTGCAATTAATTTTGCCCATTCGCTACCATAAATATTATGAACCTCATCGGCTGTTCCCGTATGGTGTAATAAATCTGACGGATGTACTTCTGGCTCGCCTAGATCTCCCCACCAACCTTCAACACCATAGCTTTTTAAATCTTTGTAAATATTCCAAAACCAATCATTTCCTTTTTCACTAAAAATATCTATAATTCCGGTGTTTCCAAAATAGAAATCGTAGGTATATGGTTTTCCATCTTTGGTTTTTCCTAAAATATCTTTTTCAACAGCTTCATCCCAACGGTTTGAAGTTGTTAATACAAATGGCTCGGTAATTAAAATGGTTTTTACACCTTTTTCTTTTAAATCGGCAACCATTTTTTTAGGATTTGGAAACGAATCTCTATCGAATTTCAAATTACCCATTGTGCCTTTTACTTCTTTTCCAAACCAATACAGATCTAAAATTATAGCATCTACTGGAATTTCTTCTTTTTGAAACTCTTCAATAGTTTCAACAGTTTCTTTTTGAGAATGATATCCAAATCTACTGGAAAAATTACCCAATGCCCAACGTGGAATTAATGGTTGAAAACCAGTTAAACTTACATAATTTTCAACAACTTCATCCCAATCATCACCCGCAATAATTTGATAGGTTTTTCTACCCGAAATAGTTTCATATCTTAATGTATTATCTCCTTTACTATCAAAATCTAAATATCCAATTGGAGCATTGTCAAAATGAATGGCGTACTTTTTTGAAGAATAAACAACCGGAATGGTAAAATTCATTAATTCTGAATGCGTTTCGTAACCATAATGTGCTCTGTTGTATAAGGGCAATCTGTTTCCTCTTCGGTTCATTCCTAAAGCTCTTGCACCTCCTCCATATAAAATTTCATCTTGAGTAAGATTAAATTCTATACTTTCTGTTTCTTCAGCAACAATATTACCTTTTACCAAATCCATTGGTTCGTGCTTCGCTTTAAAATAACCTCTCTTTTCTGAAATTAAAAAATTGTCTTCGTAGTAATATGAAATTTGAAATGACGCATGTTGAATTTTTACTGAAATATCTTTCATTTTTATTTCAGTAAAATTAGATGATTCAACTATTTTCATTTCAACAGGTTTAGTTTTTAAAACTACTGCGTGTGAATTTGGATTGAATGTTTCACCATTTGGAATGAATGATGTTTCTATAATTTCGTTCCCGTAAGGCTGA includes the following:
- a CDS encoding glycoside hydrolase family 31 protein, encoding MKLLKLFIFFFVFSTTIFYAQNSTRKFEGITKYKNYVEVRTNDGLYRFQPYGNEIIETSFIPNGETFNPNSHAVVLKTKPVEMKIVESSNFTEIKMKDISVKIQHASFQISYYYEDNFLISEKRGYFKAKHEPMDLVKGNIVAEETESIEFNLTQDEILYGGGARALGMNRRGNRLPLYNRAHYGYETHSELMNFTIPVVYSSKKYAIHFDNAPIGYLDFDSKGDNTLRYETISGRKTYQIIAGDDWDEVVENYVSLTGFQPLIPRWALGNFSSRFGYHSQKETVETIEEFQKEEIPVDAIILDLYWFGKEVKGTMGNLKFDRDSFPNPKKMVADLKEKGVKTILITEPFVLTTSNRWDEAVEKDILGKTKDGKPYTYDFYFGNTGIIDIFSEKGNDWFWNIYKDLKSYGVEGWWGDLGEPEVHPSDLLHHTGTADEVHNIYGSEWAKLIAKGYEKEFPNERPFILMRAGYSGAQRYGMIPWSGDVNRTWGGLKPQMEISLQMGMQGLAYMHSDLGGFAGDNLDDELYTRWLQYGVFQPIYRPHAQEDVPSEPVFREPKTKALAKKSIELRYSLLPYNYNLAFKNSQKGSLLMKPLFFEDENLKEVDKTYLWGDSFLVSPVVSAGIQSQEVVFPKGSNWYNFYTDEKIEGGQTKMVQLEEESIPTYISGGAFIPMIESVQNTSNYNLNTFDLHFYYDESVDNTEYDLYNDDGATKDAFEKGMYEILTFEAEQEKRWFNIDFEAETGSEFQTSIKNINLIIHNVTKFPKKVKLGKKRIKNGGYNSKNNTVIIPITWNTSKEFELKIKF